A window of the Eremothecium cymbalariae DBVPG#7215 chromosome 5, complete sequence genome harbors these coding sequences:
- the GRE3 gene encoding trifunctional aldehyde reductase/xylose reductase/glucose 1-dehydrogenase (NADP(+)) (similar to Ashbya gossypii ACL107C), giving the protein MADTRTYTLNNGMKMPVVGLGCWKLSADVAATQVYEAIKLGYRLFDGALCYGNEKEIGVGIKQAINEGLVKREDLFIVSKLWCNFHHPDHVKLALQRTLNDLGLDYVDLYYIHFPLPIKYVPLEEKYPPEMYTGEEDRRNNIVSEQQVPILDTYRAMEKLVDEGLVKSLGLSNFQACLIQDLLRGARIKPVALQVELHPYLSQERLVTYAQSKDIQVVAYSTFGPLSFLELGNSAAKDVTPLLEHEIVLNIAKKHDVTPSQVILRWATQRGIAVIPKSSKKERLLNNLNSDKALTLSDSEMSDIFSLNKNLRFLDPWDWARLPGFF; this is encoded by the coding sequence ATGGCGGATACTAGAACTTACACTTTAAACAACGGCATGAAGATGCCTGTTGTTGGTCTTGGATGCTGGAAGCTTTCGGCTGATGTTGCAGCAACGCAAGTATATGAGGCTATTAAATTAGGATATCGGTTGTTTGACGGTGCATTGTGCTACGGTAACGAGAAGGAGATTGGCGTTGGGATCAAGCAGGCAATCAACGAGGGCCTCGTCAAGAGGGAGGATCTATTCATCGTCTCTAAATTATGGTGTAACTTTCATCATCCGGACCATGTGAAGCTCGCTTTGCAGCGGACTTTGAATGATTTGGGACTTGACTATGTAGATTTGTACTACATTCATTTCCCATTGCCCATTAAATACGTGCCTCTTGAGGAAAAGTACCCCCCTGAGATGTACACAGGCGAAGAGGACAGACGCAACAATATTGTTTCCGAGCAACAGGTGCCTATTTTGGACACCTACCGTGCCATGGAGAAGCTTGTTGACGAGGGTCTCGTCAAATCGCTTGGTTTGTCTAACTTCCAAGCTTGTTTGATCCAGGACTTATTGCGTGGCGCACGCATCAAGCCGGTGGCTTTGCAAGTTGAGCTCCATCCCTACTTGTCACAGGAAAGGCTGGTTACATACGCCCAGAGCAAGGACATTCAGGTGGTGGCCTATTCGACATTCGGACCACTCTCGTTCTTGGAGCTAGGAAATAGTGCTGCTAAGGATGTTACTCCGCTATTGGAGCACGAGATCGTTTTGAATATCGCCAAGAAACACGACGTCACCCCTTCGCAGGTCATTCTCAGATGGGCTACCCAGAGAGGCATTGCTGTCATCCCTAAGTCTTCTAAAAAGGAACGCTTGCTAAACAACTTGAATAGTGATAAGGCTCTCACATTGAGTGACAGCGAGATGAGCGACATCTTCTCGTTGAACAAAAACTTGAGATTCTTAGATCCATGGGACTGGGCTAGATTGCCCGGCTTCTTCTAA
- the YPT35 gene encoding Ypt35p (similar to Ashbya gossypii ACL108C), whose protein sequence is MPSQLLENINFLAPEPIRLMDDSDSDDSDNNCKQTHGALLQIKSAHIVGCTTINADRYDDKSSQCKFTVWTIEAEFQTTDTPRVIRLSKRYSDFVDFRELLLAHLPTRLQTAVPKLPPQVKWYNAWRYQDANFNKLWLCQRRDGLNYFLDQVLLNHTVVSHAPAVIQKFLEYNVVQIQTSCPSSSRIYPPTAPTVSRNKPRQRA, encoded by the coding sequence ATGCCCTCCCAGCTGCTTGAAAACATAAATTTCCTCGCGCCAGAGCCTATACGACTGATGGATGATAGTGATTCCGACGATAGCGATAACAACTGCAAGCAAACGCATGGGGCTCTCTTGCAGATTAAATCAGCGCATATCGTCGGCTGCACCACCATAAATGCTGACCGGTATGATGACAAATCTTCACAATGCAAGTTTACTGTCTGGACCATCGAAGCAGAGTTCCAAACAACTGACACACCTCGTGTCATCAGACTTTCAAAACGTTACAGCGATTTTGTCGATTTCAGGGAACTACTCCTGGCACATCTACCGACCAGGTTGCAGACTGCAGTTCCAAAACTACCGCCGCAAGTGAAATGGTACAATGCATGGCGGTATCAGGATGCCAATTTCAACAAGCTCTGGCTCTGTCAGAGAAGAGACGGCCTCAATTACTTCTTGGACCAAGTCCTGTTGAACCACACCGTCGTCTCCCACGCCCCAGCCGTAATACAGAAGTTTCTGGAATACAATGTGGTCCAAATCCAAACATCATGCCCGTCCTCTTCGCGAATCTACCCACCCACGGCACCCACCGTCAGCCGCAATAAACCCCGACAAAGAGCGTAA
- a CDS encoding thioredoxin-disulfide reductase (similar to Ashbya gossypii ACL109C) — protein sequence MPFGKKSNTIFPSRVFQRLQLRMVHHRVTIIGSGPAAHTAAIYLARAEIKPTLYEGMFANGIAAGGQLTTTTEIENFPGFPGGLTGSELMDRMKEQSLKFGTDVITETVSRLDLSSKPFKLWTEFSEDDEPATTDAVILATGASAKRLNLPGEEKYWQKGISACAVCDGAVPIFRNKPLAVVGGGDSACEEANFLTKYGSKVYMLVRRDQMRASTIMRRRVEKNEKIVVLYETVPLEALGDGTLLNAVKIKNVRTNEIAELPVNGFFYAIGHTPATAIVAGQVELDETGYVKTVPGTSLTSVPGVFAAGDVQDSKYRQAVTSAGSGCMAALDAEKYISELD from the coding sequence ATGCCATTTGGGAAAAAGAGCAATACGATATTTCCTAGTAGAGTATTTCAGAGGTTACAGTTAAGAATGGTTCATCACAGAGTTACTATTATTGGTTCAGGTCCTGCCGCGCATACAGCGGCCATCTACTTGGCAAGGGCAGAGATCAAGCCTACATTGTACGAGGGTATGTTTGCGAACGGGATTGCAGCAGGGGGTCAATTAACGACTACGACggaaattgaaaattttcctGGTTTTCCAGGTGGTTTGACTGGTAGCGAGTTGATGGATAGGATGAAGGAAcaatctttgaagtttgGGACGGATGTGATTACGGAGACGGTGTCTAGGTTGGATCTTTCCTCCAAACCGTTTAAATTGTGGACCGAGTTTAGTGAGGACGACGAGCCGGCGACTACCGATGCTGTGATTCTGGCTACAGGGGCTTCGGCGAAGCGTCTAAATTTGCCTGGCGAGGAGAAGTACTGGCAGAAGGGTATTTCCGCGTGCGCTGTTTGTGACGGTGCGGTGCCTATCTTCCGGAACAAGCCATTGGCGGTAGTTGGTGGAGGTGACTCAGCGTGTGAGGAGGCCAACTTTTTGACAAAGTATGGTTCGAAAGTGTATATGTTGGTGAGAAGAGATCAGATGCGTGCGTCGACGATTATGCGAAGACGTGTGGAAAAAAACGAAAAGATCGTGGTCTTGTATGAGACTGTTCCTTTGGAAGCATTGGGTGACGGAACCCTTTTGAACGCGGTGAAGATTAAGAATGTGCGCACAAACGAGATAGCAGAATTGCCAGTAAACGGCTTCTTTTACGCAATTGGACACACGCCTGCTACTGCAATAGTTGCAGGCCAGGTTGAATTGGATGAGACTGGTTATGTCAAGACTGTTCCAGGTACTAGTCTAACTTCTGTGCCTGGTGTATTTGCGGCAGGAGATGTTCAGGACTCGAAATATAGACAGGCTGTTACTTCTGCGGGCTCTGGCTGTATGGCAGCTTTGGACgctgaaaaatatatatcagAATTGGATTGA
- the TRP4 gene encoding anthranilate phosphoribosyltransferase (similar to Ashbya gossypii AER239W), whose amino-acid sequence MLLITEYTDQVLAEPTELTPQGLYDAFMAIEQMSSSSGSNSPENIKLAGEFFRALTAKGLDMKADYITAALEALRQYSDVVADEELGPVDDDEVIVDIVGTGGDGQNTFNVSTSSAIIVGGIPGLKVCKFGGLSCTSNSGAGDLLYSLGCRGQKLNSKTVGRIWKNNTFLFLLAPNFSRAGFLVPIRKQLKVPTVCNVLGPLLNPVKRVNKRILGVYSKVLGPQYIKVASKVYPNSEIFVVWGHVGIDEVSPIGKTTVWHARPNSDEVNSFELEPSMFGLEEHDLSECKSHGPDSNAILLKEILKSKYSKGHPIYDYLLLNTAVAYCLCKGTKNWKEGTQAAEESIRSGRALRAMEMFLADVEQL is encoded by the coding sequence ATGTTGTTAATCACAGAGTACACAGATCAGGTATTGGCGGAGCCTACTGAGTTGACACCGCAAGGGCTTTATGATGCTTTCATGGCTATTGAGCAGATGAGCTCTTCTTCAGGATCTAACTCGCCAGAGAATATTAAATTGGCGGGAGAATTTTTTAGGGCATTAACTGCTAAAGGCCTTGATATGAAGGCGGATTACATAACGGCAGCTTTGGAGGCTCTACGTCAATATTCGGACGTGGTTGCTGACGAAGAGCTTGGTCCGGTagacgatgatgaagtGATAGTCGATATTGTAGGTACTGGTGGAGATGGGCAGAATACGTTCAATGTGTCAACGTCTTCTGCAATTATTGTTGGTGGTATTCCTGGGTTGAAGGTCTGTAAGTTTGGAGGGTTGTCATGTACATCGAATAGTGGTGCAGGAGATTTGCTGTATTCATTAGGCTGTCGTGGCCAGAAATTGAACAGTAAAACAGTGGGCAggatttggaagaataatacttttctgtttttgttgGCACCAAACTTCTCTCGCGCTGGGTTTCTCGTACCTATAAGGAAGCAGCTGAAGGTTCCTACGGTGTGCAATGTTTTGGGTCCGCTGCTGAATCCTGTGAAGCGTGTGAACAAGCGTATCTTGGGCGTTTACTCAAAAGTGCTGGGACCGCAATACATAAAGGTGGCCTCTAAGGTGTATCCAAATTCAGAGATATTTGTAGTGTGGGGCCATGTGGGGATTGACGAGGTATCTCCAATAGGTAAAACCACTGTCTGGCATGCACGTCCAAATTCCGATGAAGTGAATTCTTTCGAACTCGAGCCTTCGATGTTTGGTCTTGAAGAACATGATCTGTCAGAGTGTAAGTCTCATGGCCCTGATTCGAATGCAATCCTTCTTAAGGAAATCCTTAAATCCAAATATAGCAAGGGTCACCCGATTTATGATTACTTGCTCCTGAACACAGCTGTGGCCTACTGCTTGTGTAAAGGAACAAAGAACTGGAAAGAAGGTACGCAGGCTGCTGAAGAGAGCATCAGATCTGGAAGAGCTTTGCGGGCCATGGAAATGTTTCTTGCAGATGTAGAACAATTATAG
- the EFM2 gene encoding S-adenosylmethionine-dependent methyltransferase (similar to Ashbya gossypii AER240W), whose product MFDPLDFISGVSNDSISVPQPPQSVQSGSLNMDTVTCKDAAKILTFTDESNVDNEPISTMDLPCVQYADPNVIISVLLLLQPDIQVNFSRLQGCNNRPWQLIASEKSITAEQLDAVVEYYKKWNNALLCTKQHLCTKIPELLTTESPDILQYYTNILSYYESSSHPLSNDILKHASLRVSERCGRTAQPAMTRRFCIKGLPKDIELHEPALTNDNLGLKTWGGSLVLSHRVHRIPACEKVLELGAGTGLVGISYAIAHQASTPQIILTDLPDIVPNLRSNIKLNNLKNVHAAELDWTDHSTFIAQHGGDKFDMILVSDPIYSPQHPIWLTNTIARFLSPQGRVYIELPIRTRYANERQHLWDLLASKELQILKRENDEGTDEWGNVNYIYIEIAWK is encoded by the coding sequence ATGTTCGATCCGTTGGATTTTATCTCTGGAGTATCCAATGATTCTATTAGTGTACCGCAGCCTCCGCAATCGGTGCAGAGCGGATCATTGAACATGGATACCGTAACCTGCAAAGATGCAGCTAAAATATTGACTTTTACAGACGAAAGTAATGTTGATAATGAACCCATTTCGACAATGGACCTTCCATGTGTTCAATATGCCGATCCAAATGTTATAATTTCTGTTCTACTGCTCTTGCAGCCGGATATTCAAGTAAACTTCAGCAGATTACAGGGATGTAATAATAGACCATGGCAGTTAATTGCTAGTGAAAAGTCCATCACCGCAGAACAGCTGGATGCAGTTGTAGAgtattataaaaaatggAACAATGCATTACTTTGTACAAAACAACATTTGTGCACTAAAATACCCGAGTTGCTTACTACTGAGTCCCCAGATATTTTGCAATACTATACAAATATCTTATCCTATTATGAGTCATCGAGTCATCCTCTAAGCAATGATATTCTTAAACATGCTAGCCTGAGAGTTTCAGAGAGGTGTGGTAGGACTGCTCAACCTGCTATGACACGCAGGTTTTGCATAAAAGGTCTTCCGAAGGACATAGAGTTGCATGAACCTGCATTGACAAATGATAATCTGGGATTGAAGACTTGGGGCGGCTCACTGGTATTGTCCCACCGAGTTCATCGTATTCCAGCTTGTGAAAAGGTCTTGGAGCTGGGAGCTGGCACAGGTTTGGTTGGAATATCTTATGCGATCGCACATCAAGCTTCAACACCTCAAATAATTCTGACAGATTTGCCCGATATTGTCCCTAACCTTCGAAGtaatattaaattaaataaCCTAAAAAACGTGCATGCAGCGGAACTGGATTGGACTGATCACAGCACGTTCATTGCACAACATGGTGGCGATAAATTTGATATGATCTTAGTCTCTGACCCCATATACTCTCCACAACATCCAATATGGTTAACTAATACAATAGCCAGGTTCTTGTCACCTCAGGGTAGAGTCTATATTGAACTTCCAATAAGAACTCGCTATGCAAATGAAAGACAACATTTATGGGATTTATTGGCATCTAAAGAATTGCAGATACTAAAACGTGAAAACGATGAAGGTACTGATGAATGGGGTAACGTAAATTACATATACATAGAGATAGCTTGGAAATAG
- the SPC110 gene encoding Spc110p (similar to Ashbya gossypii AER241W), protein MFATLGTPAEHQRKTYEFTPIGHIQEKENMDAQKLRPMKRSTNEEDEDISFDGTNFKKSRVIDDTMTSQRLFNDTSFDDTLPEQTINAMTSIKKNLVPELLGSDTREKADLASNPLKEQQNALQKLNMENYSLRVKCNSLLKFLNNVTDDGQLRKSLEILDELQEWKTKHHELLERFKDLQVRFDGLEQKDTENAKVAEPVDHSYCDSMRKELEAALADTNQQILTLTETIKNLEAKLKATSKDYEAREEQYKMNIDVLKSEINQLNSSFISKQEALAQAEEKVNRLRNQLQEFDHNSGSLLELEKKIDEKNQGIRNLESKLQELNHQRQNLERQLQTSDGVVNSLKNEYEKYKNDTENKLNSYQKSASADENKLREKMEILEKDNSKLSKMKDSLEQNNREFDVKLKKAEKQIQTLERERERILSEQQDAIHDLRLEHQKRVQSLHKEVSNLREMNSKLEGDNQSYKKRFEQLVKPSPHRKSTEDELIRKNREIGTLKATLRDLEDKIKYVEHELESVHSKYRREKALLEAKLAQADREKPLESNLLEKEISILKLELNSIQDTKEREIALWENKYESLKQTYENMLKQDRNNDFNNILEQRREELKSLMRRYNDLTTENLSLTKELNKQKSHKESYKEDLKKVQSRLDFITKEFVKIKEANPDGKELDGVNSKWTEKYQSMKTKMLNELKSLQDENLELERKFLNLQKQQQQPIGSTPMFQHVNDSNLQDKLDYYRLKYHEEVRRNNDFKVINEYLNRVLKASSHHVKLDIIKLENEVSPLNSSVTYLNDQPYEYENPYYTKGGRSLKFKTVALMVLSCVRMHQAALKRRWDQQRTHYLQRKITFGEDRITW, encoded by the coding sequence ATGTTTGCGACGTTGGGGACACCAGCTGAACATCAGCGTAAAACCTACGAGTTCACTCCTATAGGTCATATACAGGAGAAGGAGAACATGGATGCGCAGAAGTTGCGTCCAATGAAAAGATCTactaatgaagaagatgaagatattagCTTTGACGGCactaattttaaaaaatcacGCGTGATTGATGATACAATGACCTCACAGAGATTGTTTAATGATACGTCTTTTGATGACACGCTTCCTGAGCAAACAATCAATGCTATGACTAGcatcaaaaagaatttagTACCCGAGCTGCTTGGTAGCGATACTAGGGAGAAGGCCGATTTGGCGTCCAATCCGTTAAAAGAACAGCAAAATGCTTTGCAGAAGCTTAATATGGAGAATTATAGCTTGAGGGTTAAATGTAACAGTTTGctaaagtttttgaataatgtGACTGATGACGGGCAATTGAGGAAGAGTCTTGAAATTCTTGATGAGTTGCAAGAATGGAAGACAAAGCATCATGAGTTGCTCGAGAGATTTAAGGATTTGCAAGTCAGATTTGATGGATTAGAGCAAAAGGATACTGAGAATGCTAAAGTGGCTGAGCCAGTTGACCATTCTTATTGTGATTCGATGCGCAAAGAGTTGGAGGCTGCATTAGCGGATACTAACCAGCAGATCCTTACTCTAACTGAGACGATTAAGAATTTGGAAGCGAAATTAAAAGCAACCAGCAAAGACTATGAAGCAAGAGAAGAGCAGTACAAGATGAATATTGATGTTTTAAAGAGCGAAATAAATCAGTTGAACAGCTCATTTATATCAAAACAAGAAGCCTTGGCACAGGCCGAAGAGAAAGTTAATCGTTTACGTAACCAATTGCAGGAATTTGATCATAATAGTGGCAGCCTCTTGGAGTTAGAAAAAAAGATTGATGAGAAAAACCAAGGCATTAGAAACTTGGAATCGAAATTACAAGAGCTAAACCACCAACGACAGAATTTAGAAAGGCAGCTGCAAACCTCTGATGGGGTGGTCAATTCCCTCAAAAATGAGTATGAGAAATACAAGAATGATACggaaaacaaattgaattcTTACCAGAAATCTGCATCTGCTGATGAGAACAAGCTAAGAGAAAAGATGGagattttggaaaaggatAATAGCAAACTAAGCAAAATGAAAGATTCTCtagaacaaaacaacagaGAGTTTGATGTTAAATTAAAGAAAGCCGAAAAACAGATTCAGACACTAGAGCGGGAAAGGGAGCGTATACTAAGTGAGCAGCAAGATGCTATTCACGATCTAAGGTTGGAACATCAGAAGCGTGTTCAATCTCTCCATAAAGAAGTAAGTAACTTACGTGAGATGAACAGCAAATTGGAAGGGGACAACCAAAGTTATAAAAAACGTTTCGAACAACTCGTAAAACCATCACCTCACAGAAAAAGTACCGAAGATGAACTGATTAGAAAGAACAGAGAAATCGGAACACTAAAAGCTACACTAAGggatttggaagataagATTAAATACGTCGAGCATGAGCTTGAATCTGTGCACTCTAAATACCGGAGAGAAAAAGCTCTTCTTGAGGCAAAACTAGCCCAAGCAGACAGGGAAAAACCACTTGAAAGTAATCTATTAGAAAAGGAGATCtcaattttaaaacttgAACTTAATTCTATCCAAGATACCAAGGAAAGGGAAATTGCTTTATGGGAAAACAAGTACGAATCATTGAAACAGACTTATGAAAATATGTTAAAGCAGGATAGGAACAACGactttaataatatcttggaACAGAGGCGggaagaattgaaatcATTGATGAGGCGCTATAATGACTTAACAACAGAAAACCTCTCTTTGACTAAGGAACTTAACAAGCAAAAGTCTCACAAGGAATCTTACAAAGAAGACTTGAAAAAAGTCCAGTCACGGCTAGACTTCATTACAAAAGAGTTTGTTAAAATCAAAGAAGCTAACCCTGATGGAAAAGAATTGGATGGTGTTAATAGTAAATGGActgaaaaatatcagaGTATGAAGACTAAAATGCTTAACGAATTGAAGTCCTTACAAGACgaaaatttggaattggaaagaaaattCTTGAACCTccagaagcagcagcaacaaccaATTGGCTCAACTCCAATGTTCCAGCACGTGAATGACTCTAACCTTCAAGATAAGCTTGATTATTACAGGCTAAAATATCATGAAGAAGTTAGAAGAAACAATGACTTTAAGGTTATAAATGAGTATCTAAACCGTGTCTTAAAAGCGAGTTCACACCATGTAAAGCTTGATATCATTAAGCTAGAAAACGAGGTATCCCCATTAAACTCAAGCGTGACATATCTAAACGATCAGCCTTATGAGTACGAAAACCCATACTATACGAAAGGGGGTAGATCCCTTAAGTTTAAGACTGTAGCTTTGATGGTACTTTCCTGCGTTAGAATGCACCAAGCAGCCTTAAAACGCAGATGGGATCAGCAAAGAACACACTACTTACAAAGGAAGATTACATTTGGGGAAGATAGAATTACTTGGTAG
- the CNL1 gene encoding Cnl1p (similar to Ashbya gossypii AER242C): MSNGEEVNEDPFRVDKLILDYDYLIYRIKDHVLSIHLETTDICRKQNKLITEGIVEDIIDANIKGIEELLQKCGELEKYFVQLNAIDSIVGTFRERLDSIIKQYYDIKVHNERISEDNTTTK, translated from the coding sequence ATGAGTAATGGAGAAGAGGTTAATGAGGACCCCTTTAGGGTAGACAAATTGATTTTAGACTACGATTACCTGATTTACAGGATTAAAGACCATGTTTTGTCGATTCATCTGGAAACCACAGATATTTGCAGGAAGCAGAATAAGTTGATTACCGAGGGAATTGTAGAGGATATTATAGATGCCAATATCAAGGGTATAGAAGAGTTGCTTCAGAAATGTGGTGAGTtggagaaatattttgtgCAACTGAATGCTATTGATTCAATAGTGGGCACGTTCCGTGAGAGGTTGGatagtataataaaacaataTTACGATATTAAAGTACATAATGAACGTATCTCCGAAGATAATACAACTACCAAGTAA
- the GGA1 gene encoding ubiquitin-binding protein (similar to Ashbya gossypii AER243W), translated as MSSSGIYLSEAPVRRTGGSGNALLRKIQRACRLSLVEPDLSLNLDVADYINAKQGGAPRDAVLTIVKLINSRGIHTAVFALSLLDVLVKNCGYPIHLQISRKEFLNELVKRFPEKPPMRYTKVQRLILTAIEEWYQTICKNSSYKEDMKYIRDMHSLLKYKGYVFPKINQEDLAVLRPSDHLKTPSELQKEQEIAQAAKLEELIRRGKPEDLREANKLMKVMAGYKEDNIVNVTQTLTDELTKLKRKADLFNEMLSALDTAEVEDGAIVELYSSLKSSQPKFQKIIEEKQGDEEFVQDLLQFNVKVNQLIQKYQLLRTGHASDAHKLEIPVSTTSPAGSTTLANEINLIDFDDNDNDDIQGSGGGDGGLDDLLGDLLGMKVSPPSQGYGIGGSISLGSSQIAQPIETAKNHNSIDLLAELSSSHHPSPPTSESFTPSRDVDLLDGFKSSTSSSNGRLLVNSSSNLSLEFEVTRVNSSAIKMFSYFSSRSIFPIEDLTFLVAVPKTCNLKLLPQSGNTIASGSVDGVTQEGLIENAPVDASKPLKIKWKLTYTLDGKSIEESSVYTLPKV; from the coding sequence ATGTCATCCAGTGGTATATATCTCTCTGAAGCACCTGTTAGGAGAACAGGAGGTAGCGGTAACGCGTTACTAAGAAAAATCCAAAGAGCATGTAGGTTGTCGCTGGTTGAGCCCGATCTATCATTAAACCTTGATGTTGCTGATTATATTAATGCCAAGCAGGGAGGTGCTCCGAGGGATGCTGTTCTCACTATTGTCAAGCTAATTAACTCCAGAGGTATCCATACGGCCGTCTTTGCATTAAGTTTATTGGATGTGTTGGTCAAAAATTGTGGTTATCCTATCCACTTGCAGATATCCAGAAAggagtttttgaatgaattGGTAAAGAGGTTTCCAGAGAAGCCTCCTATGAGGTATACAAAAGTTCAAAGATTGATTTTAACTGCGATTGAAGAATGGTACCAGACAATATGCAAGAATTCAAGTTACAAGGAGGATATGAAATATATAAGAGATATGCATAGTTTGTTGAAGTACAAAGGATACGTATTTCCCAAAATTAATCAAGAAGACTTGGCTGTTTTAAGGCCAAGTGATCATTTGAAGACGCCAAGCgaacttcaaaaagaacaggAGATTGCACAAGCTGCGAAGCTAGAAGAACTCATTAGGCGTGGCAAACCCGAAGATTTGAGGGAAGCCAACAAGTTAATGAAAGTCATGGCTGGTTACAAAGAGgataatattgttaacGTAACTCAAACTTTAACTGATGAATTGACTAAATTAAAGCGGAAAGCAGACTTATTCAATGAGATGTTAAGTGCTTTGGACACAGCTGAGGTGGAAGATGGGGCCATTGTGGAATTATATAGCTCTTTGAAATCCTCACAGCCtaaatttcaaaagatcattgaagaaaagcAGGGAGATGAAGAGTTTGTCCAGGATTTATTGCAATTTAATGTTAAAGTGAATCAGCTGATTCAGAAGTACCAATTATTGAGAACGGGTCATGCTAGTGACGCTCACAAACTTGAAATCCCTGTCAGTACAACCAGCCCTGCAGGTTCTACTACATTGGCCAACGAAATTAACTTGATAGATTTTGATGACAATGATAACGACGATATTCAAGGTTCTGGTGGAGGAGATGGAGGACTTGACGATCTACTAGGCGATTTGTTGGGCATGAAGGTTTCTCCGCCTTCTCAAGGCTATGGAATTGGCGGTAGTATTTCTTTAGGTTCTAGCCAAATAGCTCAACCTATAGAAACAGCTAAAAACCACAATTCTATTGATTTATTGGCGGAGCTTTCTTCGTCCCATCATCCTTCCCCACCAACTTCGGAGTCTTTTACACCCTCTCGTGATGTTGATCTGTTAGATGGCTTtaaatcatcaacatcctCAAGCAATGGTCGGTTATTGGTCAATAGCTCGTCGAACTTAAGTTTGGAGTTTGAAGTTACTAGGGTCAATTCTTCAGCCATAAAAATGTTCTCTTACTTTTCAAGTCGTTCgatttttccaattgaGGATCTAACATTTCTGGTGGCCGTTCCAAAAACTTGTAATCTAAAGTTGTTGCCTCAGTCAGGAAACACCATTGCTTCTGGATCTGTTGATGGCGTTACTCAAGAGGGCCTAATTGAAAATGCTCCAGTTGATGCATCTAAGCCTTTAAAAATCAAATGGAAATTAACTTATACTTTGGACGGCAAATCAATCGAGGAAAGCTCTGTTTATACTTTACCTAAAGTTTAG